One segment of Belonocnema kinseyi isolate 2016_QV_RU_SX_M_011 chromosome 7, B_treatae_v1, whole genome shotgun sequence DNA contains the following:
- the LOC117176512 gene encoding probable cytochrome P450 6a13 has product MELLPAFLSTFAILIFLFYYFSKNYNYWKIKGIPYIPGAVPGLGHVWPMIFLRENFPGMCKKLYKNAPGHSMVGFYHLVTPALLIRDPSLAKVILVNNFSSFHENQIQLDPHLDPLLSTHPFFNNGDAWKKSRVRVTNAFSTRKLKVLLNSINGVCLKMSDYLSEKVSVESFAELELKDLFSRYTAEVVANAIFGIEGHAFDDKPNPRSFSEIGKVVFESTVLNGITQNLVFFLPKLARICKVSLVPPGMDSFFRKTMKEVLESRKREDIVRNDFLQIMIDQEKVNHENIDESVIVSHAASFFLDVYETSSISLSFLAFLIAHNPEIQEKSREEIKKVLCKFGGVVCYEALQEMTYMEQVLNESMRLYPAAGSLMKICTEEFQLTGSDGISCNVEPGTILVIPTEAYHVDPLYWPNPDKFDPDRFSEEQKRNRNKFSFLPFGEGPRICVGMRLAVMQVKAAMVTILEKYSLEVSSKTQLPLKRDSKTLMSIAEGGLWIYVKRLVDF; this is encoded by the coding sequence ATGGAGCTTCTTCCCGCCTTCTTGAGTACATTCGCAATTTTAATATTCCTTTTCTACTACTTCTCCAAGAACTACAATTACTGGAAAATAAAAGGAATTCCGTACATCCCAGGGGCAGTGCCAGGATTGGGCCACGTATGGCCCATGATTTTCCTTCGCGAAAACTTCCCAGGAATGTGTAAAAAACTCTACAAAAATGCACCTGGACACAGCATGGTTGGCTTTTACCATTTAGTAACTCCTGCTCTTCTTATCAGAGACCCCAGCCTGGCAAAGGTCATCCTAGTAAATAACTTCTcaagttttcacgaaaatcagaTCCAACTAGATCCTCACCTGGATCCCCTTTTATCAACTCATCCCTTCTTTAACAACGGTGATGCGTGGAAAAAATCGCGAGTTCGTGTAACGAATGCCTTCTCCACCAGGAAACTAAAAGTGTTGTTGAATTCCATCAACGGTGTGTGTTTAAAGATGAGtgattatttatcagaaaaagtcAGTGTTGAAAGTTTTGCAGAACTGGAATTAAAAGACCTTTTCTCGCGGTACACTGCAGAGGTAGTTGCGAATGCAATTTTCGGAATAGAAGGCCACGCTTTTGATGACAAACCCAATCCCAGATCCTTCAGTGAAATAGGCAAAGTTGTTTTTGAATCAACAGTACTTAATGGTATAACTCAGAACTTAGTGTTCTTTCTACCTAAACTCGCAAGGATCTGTAAAGTCAGCCTCGTGCCGCCAGGAATGGATTCATTTTTTCGTAAAACTATGAAAGAAGTGTTAGAATCCAGGAAACGAGAAGACATCGTTAGGAATGACTTTCTTCAAATAATGATTGATCAGGAAAAGGTGAATCATGAAAACATTGACGAAAGTGTTATAGTATCACATGCTGCTTCTTTTTTTCTTGATGTTTACGAGACTTCTAGTATCTCTTTAAGTTTCCTAGCTTTTCTGATTGCACATAATCCAGAAATTCAAGAGAAGTCACGTGAGGAAATCAAGAAAGTGCTTTGCAAGTTCGGTGGAGTTGTGTGCTACGAGGCCCTTCAAGAGATGACCTACATGGAGCAGGTTTTGAACGAGTCAATGAGGCTTTACCCAGCAGCGGGCTCTCTGATGAAAATTTGTACTGAGGAGTTTCAGTTGACTGGATCAGACGGGATTTCGTGTAATGTGGAACCAGGAACTATTTTAGTGATACCGACAGAAGCCTACCACGTTGATCCTCTCTACTGGCCAAATCCGGACAAATTTGATCCAGATAGGTTCAGTGAAGAGCAAAagagaaatagaaataaattttcgtttttgCCTTTTGGCGAAGGACCCAGAATTTGTGTGGGCATGAGATTGGCAGTGATGCAGGTAAAGGCTGCTATGGTGACTATTTTAGAAAAGTACAGTCTAGAAGTTTCCTCGAAGACTCAACTTCCCTTGAAAAGGGATTCAAAGACATTAATGTCGATTGCAGAAGGAGGTTTGTGGATTTATGTAAAGCGATTAGTAGACTTTTGA